A single Rattus norvegicus strain BN/NHsdMcwi chromosome 5, GRCr8, whole genome shotgun sequence DNA region contains:
- the Fam219a gene encoding protein FAM219A isoform X6, which yields MMEEIDRFQDPAAASISDRDCDAREEKQRELARKGSLKNSSMGSPVNQQPKKNNVMARTRLVVPNKGYSSLDQSPDEKPLVALDTDSDDDFDMSRYSSSGYSSAEINQDLNIQLLKDGYRLDEIPDDEDLDLIPPKSVNPTCMCCQATSSTACHIQ from the exons GATCCAGCCGCAGCCTCTATCTCAGACCGAGACTGTGACGCCCGGGAGG AGAAGCAAAGGGAGCTGGCCCGGAAGGGCTCCCTGAAAAACAGCAGCATGGGCAGCCCTGTCAACCAGCAACCCAAGAAGAACAACGTCATGGCCCGGACGAG GCTGGTCGTCCCTAATAAAGGCTACTCTTCGCTTGACCAGAGCCCTGATGAGAAGCCACTGGTAGCTCTTGACACAGACAG CGATGACGATTTTGACATGTCCAGATACTCTTCCTCTGGTTACTCCTCTGCCGAG ATCAACCAAGATTTGAACATCCAGCTGCTGAAAGATGGCTACCGGTTAGACGAGATCCCCGATGACGAGGACCTAGATCTCATCCCCCCCAAGTCCGTGAACCCCACCTGCATGTGTTGTCAGGCCACTTCCTCCACCGCCTGCCACATTCAGTAG
- the Fam219a gene encoding protein FAM219A isoform X5, with the protein MMEEIDRFQDPAAASISDRDCDAREEKQRELARKGSLKNSSMGSPVNQQPKKNNVMARTRLVVPNKGYSSLDQSPDEKPLVALDTDSDDDFDMSRYSSSGYSSAEQINQDLNIQLLKDGYRLDEIPDDEDLDLIPPKSVNPTCMCCQATSSTACHIQ; encoded by the exons GATCCAGCCGCAGCCTCTATCTCAGACCGAGACTGTGACGCCCGGGAGG AGAAGCAAAGGGAGCTGGCCCGGAAGGGCTCCCTGAAAAACAGCAGCATGGGCAGCCCTGTCAACCAGCAACCCAAGAAGAACAACGTCATGGCCCGGACGAG GCTGGTCGTCCCTAATAAAGGCTACTCTTCGCTTGACCAGAGCCCTGATGAGAAGCCACTGGTAGCTCTTGACACAGACAG CGATGACGATTTTGACATGTCCAGATACTCTTCCTCTGGTTACTCCTCTGCCGAG CAGATCAACCAAGATTTGAACATCCAGCTGCTGAAAGATGGCTACCGGTTAGACGAGATCCCCGATGACGAGGACCTAGATCTCATCCCCCCCAAGTCCGTGAACCCCACCTGCATGTGTTGTCAGGCCACTTCCTCCACCGCCTGCCACATTCAGTAG
- the Fam219a gene encoding protein FAM219A isoform X2 — MMEEIDRFQDPAAASISDRDCDAREGESVAMNYKPSPLQVKLEKQRELARKGSLKNSSMGSPVNQQPKKNNVMARTRLVVPNKGYSSLDQSPDEKPLVALDTDSDDDFDMSRYSSSGYSSAEQINQDLNIQLLKDGYRLDEIPDDEDLDLIPPKSVNPTCMCCQATSSTACHIQ; from the exons GATCCAGCCGCAGCCTCTATCTCAGACCGAGACTGTGACGCCCGGGAGGGTGAGTCAGTAGCCATGAATTACAAACCATCCCCGCTCCAAGTGAAGCTGG AGAAGCAAAGGGAGCTGGCCCGGAAGGGCTCCCTGAAAAACAGCAGCATGGGCAGCCCTGTCAACCAGCAACCCAAGAAGAACAACGTCATGGCCCGGACGAG GCTGGTCGTCCCTAATAAAGGCTACTCTTCGCTTGACCAGAGCCCTGATGAGAAGCCACTGGTAGCTCTTGACACAGACAG CGATGACGATTTTGACATGTCCAGATACTCTTCCTCTGGTTACTCCTCTGCCGAG CAGATCAACCAAGATTTGAACATCCAGCTGCTGAAAGATGGCTACCGGTTAGACGAGATCCCCGATGACGAGGACCTAGATCTCATCCCCCCCAAGTCCGTGAACCCCACCTGCATGTGTTGTCAGGCCACTTCCTCCACCGCCTGCCACATTCAGTAG